ATATTTATGGTAACACATTAGAAGGAAAGAAAAAGGCTGCGGAAGCATTAGGAATATCTCTTGCTTCCTTATATAATAAAATGCAAAATCTCCGTTAGAGGAGAACAAAAGGTTACGCCTTTCTTAGTTTACAATTTACAGTGTACAATTTACAGTTTAGGTAAGAAATGCAAGGCATTTCTCTTAATTATTTATTTCATCCTTCATTGTAAATTCCTATATTTTTTTAATTCGAAAAGTTATCCCAAGATTTTGCTTGATTATTTGCCTAAAGAATAAAAAAGTGAGTCATTATCTTATATAAAGTTATAGGGTAATGGTTTACTTTTTTTATTAATAATTTTTAGAAGAATACTAATTCTAAAAATTTAGAAATTATATATTGGAATTCTAATTTATTAGAATAGAGCTATAATTAAGATTCTGTAGACATTTAAATTGTTGTTATATAAGTATTTATAAATAAAATTCTAAAATTTTAGAATTTTATGTTTTAATATTTAGGATTTTATATTTTTATTAGATTTTATGAATTAGCATTATAACAAGAATTAAAGACTAAATAATAAAATAATTATAAGTTGGCATAATAATTGCTTTAAATAAAAGTGAAGAATTAAATAAAGGAGATAATATAAATGAAAAGCATTAGAATTGGTGGCGGAGCTGGATATGGAGGAGATAGGATTGAGCCTGCAGTTGATTTAATTAAGTATGGAAAGCTTGATTATATTATATTTGAATGTCTAGCAGAAAGAACTATTGCACTTGGACAATTGCAAAAGCTTTCTGATAATAAGAAAGGTTATAATGAACTTTTGGAATATAGAATGGAAAAAGTATTACCATTAATAAAAGAAAAAAATATAAAAGTTATAACTAATATGGGAAGTGCAAATCCAATCTCAGCAATGAAGGTAATAAAAGAAATGGCTAAGGACATGAAGATTAGTGGCATAAAAATAGCAGCAGTTTTAGGAGATGATATTAGTGATAATATTGAGAAATATATAGAAAATCAAGTTATTGAAACAGGTGAAAAGTTAAAATCAATTTCAAACATTATATCAGCAAATGCATATATAGGCTGCAAAGGCATAGTTGAGGCTTTAGAAAATGGAGCCGATATTGTAGTTACAGGAAGAGTTGCAGACCCATCCTTAGTACTTGGACCATTAGTATATGAGTTTAAGTGGAGATTTGATGATTATGACTTATTAGGAAAAGGAACTTTAGCAGGACATCTTTTAGAATGTGCAGCTCAAGTAATGGGAGGGTATTTTGTTGATCCACCTTATAAGGAAATAAAAGATCTTTGGAATTTAGGCTTTCCAATTGGAGAGATAAATGAAGAAGGACATATAGTTATTTCAAAATTAGAACAAGCTGGTGGACAAGTTACAGTAGATACTTGTAAGGAACAAATTTTATATGAGATTCAAGATCCAGAAGAGTATTTTACTCCAGATGTAATTGCAGATTTCTCTAAAGTTAGAGTTAAAGAAATAGGAAGAGATGAAATTTTAGTTGAAGGTGCAAGTGGAAAAGCAGCAACAGAATTATATAAAACCAGTGTTGGCTATAAAGATTGCTACATTGGTGAGGGTGAAATAAGTTATGGCGGTACAGGAGCTTATGAAAGAGCAAAAATAGCAGGAGAAATAATAAAAAAGAGATTGGAATATGTAAAGCTCCCTATTGAAGAATTAAAAATAGATTATATTGGTGTAAATTCATTATATGACTCTAGTTTAAAAGAAAAAGCTTCTTATGATGAAGTAAGACTTAGAGTTGCAGCCAGAACATTAACTAAAAAGGATGCAATAGTTATAGGAAATGAAGTAGAAGCACTTTACACAAATGGGCCAGCTGGTGGTGGTGGTGCAAGAAAATATGTAAGAGAAGTAGTTTCAATTGTATCAATTCTAATTCCAGCAGAGGATATAAAAATATCTGTTCAGTATGAGGAGGTATAAAAATGAAATTAAGAAAAATTGCACATTCAAGAACTGGAGATAAGGGAGATATTTCAGTTATTTCAGTTATTGTATATGATGAAAAAAATTATAAAAAAATTAAAGAAGAAGTTACTGTAGAAAAGGTAAAGAAACAATTTGTGAATATTGTAAAAGGTAAAATAACTAGATATGAAATAGAAAGTCTTGGAGCTTTGAACTTTGTAATGGAAAATGCTTTAGGAGGAGGAGTTACGCGTTCTTTAGCAATAGATCCGCATGGAAAGTCATTGAGTTCATTATTATTAGAAATAGAATTAAGTGATTAAATAAAATTTTGAATAATTAATAACAGTTATTATAGCTAATATATAATATTTTGATTTTATTTGAGCTTGCTATAATATTGGAGGAAATAATATGAATTTAATTATTAATGCAGATGACTTTGGTTTAACATTAGGTGTATCTAAAGGAATAATTACGGGAATGAAAGAAGGAATAATAACAGATACCTCAGCAATGGTTAATTCAAAAGATTTTGACACAAGTGTCTTGTTAGCTAAGGAAGCTGGAATAGAAACAATGGGAGTTCATTTAAATATTACAGCCCTTAGACCTGTAAGTAAAATAGAGGAAGTAAAGAGTATAGTAGATTCCAATGGATTCTTTTACAAAAATCCTAATATTATTCCAACACCATACAATTACATAGAAATAGAAAATGAACTTAAGGAACAAATTAAAAAGTTTTTAAAAACAGGTCTTGGGCTTGATCATTTAGATGTTCATCATGGATTCAATACAATAGATAAAAAAATATTTAAAATTATACTCGATTTAGCTGAAAAATATAAAATACCTTTAAGAAGAAATACAGATAAGTTTGAAAATACAAAAGAAAAGACAGTAATAATGACTCAATATTTCAATAAGGAATTTTATAATGAGAATGCTAATGAAGATGGACTAAAAGATATATTAAATAAGTATAAAGATAGTAAATCTACCTTGGAAATAATGACACATCCGGGATTTGTAGATGAAGATTTAAAAAATATATCAAGCTATAATATAAACCGTAAAAAGGAATTAGAGGTATTAACTAGTGATGAAATAAAAGAATTTTTAATAAACAATGATATAAAATTAATTAGTTACAAGCTGTTAAGTAAATTATAAAAGTTATGAAATTATACTAAAGCATGGGGGAATATAAATGGAAAACAATAATTTTATGAAGAAATTTAATGATATTCTGGAAAGTAAATTGATGCCTATTGGAGATAAAATTAGTAGGCAAAGGCATTTAAAAGCTGTTAGAGATGGTATGATGAGTGTAGTTCCTTTAACTATTATAGGTGGATTATTTATGATAATTGCAGCACCACCTGTAAACAAAGATGTCTTTGCATGGAGCCCTAAGGTTCAAGGGATTCTTTTGTTACCGTATACAATGACGATGGCAATAATGGCTTTCTTTGCTACAATAGCTATAGCATATAGCTTAGCAAAACAATATGAATTAGAAGAAATAAGTGCAAGCGTTATAGCTGGGGTTATATTTTTATTGATTTGTGCACCCGCACAAAGTATCATACCTAAGGGCATGGAAGTACCTCAATCTATGTTGTCAGTTACTTATTTGGATGCTAAGGGATTATTTAGTGGAATAATTATTGCACTTGTTGTTGTTGAGATAATAAGATTTTTGAAGAAGAGAAAAATTACTATAAAAATGCCAGATGGTGTTCCACCGGCTGTAGCTGCATCTTTTGATTCGATAATACCATTATTAGTTTGTATTGTTATATTTTATTCTATAAGTGTGTTTTGTCAGTTAACATTTAATCTTTCGTTTCCACAAGTAATAAATAAATTATTAACACCTGCACTTAATGCAGCAGATACGCTTCCTTTTATATTGATTTGTGTGTTGTTAATGAAATTGTTTTGGCTTTTAGGAGTACATGGTGGTAGTATTATGATGAGCTTGCTTACTCCGATTATGACGGCTAATCTTATGACAAATGCAGCATTATCCACTGGTGGACAAAATCCAACACAAATATTTACAAGTATATTTATATATTGCTTTGCAATAACAAATATACCTCCATCAGTTTTGGCATTAAAAAGTAAGAGTGCTCATTTAAAAGCAATTGGAAAAGTAAGTTTACTCCCAGCAATTTTTAATATAGGTGAACCTTTAGTATTTGGATTACCATTTGTATTGAATCCAATATTGGCAATTCCATTTATCATTATCCCAATGATAAATATATCTATAGCATATTTTGCAGTTAAACTTGGTTTTATTGCTAAAGCTGTTGTAGAGCCACCATTTACTACTCCTGGACCTATTTATGCATTTTTGGGAACTTTAGATTATAAAGCAATTATATTATGGTGCGTTTTAACTACAATTGCTTTTGTAATATATTATCCTTTCTTTAAAATTTATGATAAAGAATTATTAAAACAAGAAGCAGAACAAATGGAAAACTAATAAATTAAGAAGATGCACTGTTTAATTATTATATCAAACAGTGCATTAAAATATAGGAGTATAAAAGTATTATAGAAGGGAGACGGGCATATCGATGGATTCTATTAAAACTTCTTTCTCAAAGGAAAGGATATCTATAAAACCAGAAACAATTATGGCCGGATATGGAGGTCGAATTTCAAAAGGAATTAATGACGATTTATATGTAAGGACTATTTTATTTAAGAGTGAAGAGGAACTTTTTATATTAATACAATTGGATCTTTTAGCAATTGATTATTATCTTAGTGATTTAATCAAAGGGAGTTTAAAAGAGCAATTTAATATTAAATACGAAAATGTAAATATTAGCTGTATTCATACACATTCAGCTATAGGTGGGATTGTTAATACAAAAGAGGCTATTAACAAAAGATATCAAAAAACATTTGGAGATTTTGATAAATATATAGCTGAAGAAATAATTCATAAGATAATGCTATGTGTTGAAAGATGTATAAGCTCCACTGAAAATTTCACTATTTCATATGGCAAAGATGTAGTAGAAGGTATATGTACAGACAGAAATAATATGGAAAATGAAATAGATAATTTGTTGCAGGTTTTACATATAAAAACTGAGAGTAACAAGCAGGCTGTTATATACAATTTTGCCTGTCACCCAACGATTTTAGAAAAAAGTAATGAGCTTATTTCAGCAGATTTTCCAGGAGAAACTTCAAAGTTTTTAGAAGCAAATAATATAGTTTTAGCAATGTTCAACAATGGTGCTTGTGGAAATATAAGTACAAGATTTACTAAAAGGGAGTCTTCATTCAATGAAGTAAAACGAATAGGCAGAGAGCTTGGAGAAAATATATTGAATATTGCTAATAAATATGAAGAAAACAACTTGAAGTTTTCAAATATAAAACAAACCCATAAAAATCTTTTTCTTAATATAAAAGAGACAAGGACTAAAGAAAATATAGAAAATGAAATTCTTGTAATTAAAGATAAAATTCAAAATGCTTTAGATAATAATTTGGATAAGAATACAATTAAGCCATTGTATTATGAACTTGAAGGAGCTAAAAGAAATTTAGAATTAGCAGAGAGCTTAAAGGATATAAAGACAATTGAAGTAAGAATAAATATAATTAATTTTGATAATATATATATTGTCTATATTCCTGGAGAATTATTTTCATCACTTGGAGATAAGATTAAAGGAGCTTTTAAGGATAAAACAATCTTAATCACATGCTATAGTAACGGATATATAGGTTATATACCTGATCAGAGAGCCTATGAAAATGGATGTTTTGAGGTTATGCTGACTGTATTAGCAAAGGGAGAAGGAGAAAAACTTGCTTTAGATATTATAAAGCAAATACAATGAATGGAAATGGCGTATTTTGGTAGATTTGAAATTTAAAAAGAATTAATTAGAATTTGGTGAAGTTTAAGTATTAACCAAATTCTAATTTTATATCTATAATAGGAATTATTTCTTCTTTATAAAATTACTATAATACAGCTTTAATTTCTATAAAACGAACTTCATGAGGCTCTAATTCTGCTGTTATTGTTAAAATGTTATTTTCAGCAGTTTCTATCCTTTTTTGAATCCTTGGAAGAGATGCAAATTTCAAATAATCAATATCTTCAAGATGCTCTAAAGGAAGACCTCCTAATTCAAGCCACTTGTCAAAAGAACTTCCATATGACTTATTTACAATAGTTTCAGTTATCTGATATTTCTTTTCAAAAAGTTTTTTTAATGGTAGAATTATTTTTAATGAATTTTGTTTTGAAAATGGTGTATATCTATTAGCAAAAGTAAGATCAAATATTTCACCAGATGCATATAGTTTTGAAAAATGCTCATAATTATATAGCATTATTTGAATATTATTTCCATCTGTTGTTATAAAGAACCCATCTCCTTTTTTTATCAATTTATCACCAAGTTTACTAAGCATTTGAAAAATGTAATAGTGAGATTTTTTAATTCTGTTATATGTAAAAAAGCCTTGACCTCCATGATATAATTGATCACTTATTTTTACTTCTTCGGTAAAGTCAGATACCTGCCAATAGCCAAAACTTTCAAGGCTATCATAGTTTTCTAATATATTTTTAGCAATATATGCTGATTTATACACCGTATCATTTAGTAATTCATTATGAGAAATTGAGGAATTCCAGCCAATTAGATATAATTTATCTGTGTTCCAATTGTTAGCTTTTATTCTATTTTTAACACGATTAATATTTTCTTTTAGAGCATTTTCAGATTCTATATATACAAGACGTCTTCTCATTTCTGCATGAACTTTCTGTGAAAGAGTAGTTGGATCTTCTCCAGATAAATTTATTGGATAAAAATGCATGTTTATAAAATCAGGTAAACAATTATTTAATTTACAATAATCCATAAAAGTATCTATCCAATCGTTCGAACCTGCTATAGTATCTGAAAATACTGGAGAACTTCCAAAGCTAATAAGTGGACTTATTTTCTTCACAGTATTGTAGGTTTCTTTATAGAATTCAAAGAAATCATTCTTATTTTCGAATCCAAACATTTTTGTTAGATCTGGTTCATTCCAAAGAAAAAATGGCCAAGACTCAACTTCCTTTCTTCCATAGCGAGATATAAAATGTTTAATTAAGATTTCAATGGAATAATTCCACTTATCCATACTTTTTGGAAGACTTATTACAGATGGAATAAGAAACATTGTACGATTAGAATCCAAAGCAAGTTCTTTGGGCATAAAAGAAAGTTCCATAAAAGGCTTTATATTAATTGAAAGTAAAAAATCAATGACTAAATCAATATAAGTAAAACACAGTTCAGGAGCTCCTGCTTTATTTTCTGAATAAAACATCATTTCGTCATCTAATAAGCCATGAAAGCGTATATATTTAAAGCCTATATCTCTTTGCATTTCTGTTAGCATATGTTGATTTTCAGAAATTAATATATTTTTTGCTTTTCCAATACCTATTAAAGTTTTAAAAGTATGTCTTAATGGAATGCCTTTTACAGAGGTATCTATTGCTTCTATTTCATATATCTCAGTGTTAGATTTATTTATTTCAGCTGAAATATTACTTTTAGGAAGATAATTTACTAAACGATTAAATGAGGTATTGTGATTTAAAGCAAAGTAATTAATACTTTCTGTCATATTTCTTTTTTGCCTAATATAATTAGTCTCTTCTTTTTTACGATACTTACTCGGAAGATAATTATACTTATTTTTAAAGGCAGCTACAAATGAACGTGTATTAGAAAAACCATTTCTTTCGGAAACATATTCAATTTTTGAATTAGGATTAGCCAAATCTTTTACAGCATGAGAAAGTCTAATTTCTGTTAAATAATCACTAAAACTAAGGCCAATATATTCTTTGAAAATTTTCGAAATATAAGGGGTTGATAAGAAAAAGGTTTCGCCTAAACTATTCAAAGAAATTTTTTCTCTATAATGTTCATTTATGTAGTTTACTATATTTTTTATTCTTTCAATGTTTTTGTTTGTATCTTTATAATTAGAATTGTATTCCCCCTTAAAATAAGTGGTTAATAAGTATAATAATTTATAAATATAAGATTTATTTAAAAGATCTATGCTATCTACTGGATTAATATTATTTTTTATAATTAATGCAATAAGCTTTTTTAATGGTGTAAATTTTGTTTTATCTGTTTCTATAGAAGAATTACAATTAAATCGCTTTTGAGAATAATGAGAAATCTCAGGATCTAATGCAGAAAAATCAATTTTTAAAGATAAAACTTCACATTTATTACCAGATACAGAGTGAACATCAAACATATTTATGAGAATAATATCATCTTCACGCAAATTATATTGAGTATTACGACAATAAACTTGAGCATTACCAGATAATACATATAGTAGTTCGATACTTTGATGCCAATACCTTTCTAAGTTTTCAATAGCAAGAACAGAAAATTGCAAAGGAGAAGATGTATTAAAATTTACTAGTTCATGATTTATATTCATAAAACCTCCTTGAGACAGTTAAGAATTAAGAATTATGAGTTAAGAGTTTAAGGTTAATTTGTTAACAATATAATATTAAATAAATTCTTAATACAAATATAATACCATTTAGTAGTAATAAATTCACTCAAAAAATATTTAAACTGTAGAATTTTAATATTTTTACTGTAAAAATTTAATATTTATAAAAAAGAAGTTTATTTTATAAAACAAAATGAATATAAAATTGTAGTTAATAAATTATGATAATAGATTTTTTATGTAAATATTAAATGTTAAAATAATAACAAGTGGTGTAAATATTTACACGAATAAAAAATGGAGGCATGAATATGAAGATTTTAGGTATTTCAGGTGGAAGAAAAGACGGCAATAATGATGCCATGTGTAAAGAAGCTTTAATGGCTGCAAAGGAAATGGGAGCAGAAGTTGAATTTGTTCATTTATTAGACTTAGATATAAAGCATTGTACTGGATGTACAGCTTGCGTTAATTCGCTTATGAGTGGAAAAGGAAATATGTGCGTACTTAAAGATGATTTTGATTGGTTACTAGATAAGATGTTAGATGCAGATGGAGTAATTTTCTCAAATCCAATTTTCTGCAAAGGCGCGCCAAGTATGTTCCTTGCAATTAGAGATCGTTTTGGACCAAGAATGGATAGAGGAAATAATGTTGTAGCAACTAAGATTGCAGAAGCAACAGGTGGAAAAGCACCAGATCCAAGAATATTAAAAGATAAAGTTGTTTCATATATAGGAATTGGTGGTTCTGATTGGGTTACAAGATTCCAATGTGATTCAGCAATACAAGCTTTGACTCCGATGTGGAAGGTTATAGATAATACTGTGTTCCCTTGGTCAACAGGAATTGTTGTTGATGAAGATAAAGTTGCAAAAGTACATCAAATTGGTATTAATATTGCAAAAGCAGCACAAGACATTGAAAATGCTACTTATAAAGGTGAAGAAGGAGTTTGTCCACATTGTCATAGCAGAAATTTCTTCCTAGATAGAGAATCTACTCATGCTGTATGTTGTATGTGTGGTATTGAAGGTGAAGTTAAAATTGTTGATGGTAAGGTAAGCTTTGAATTTCCAGAAGAACAATTAGAACATGCTCATGATACTTTATCAGGAAAGTTTATTCATGCTGAAGATATAAAGAAGACTGTTGCAATAAGTATGGAATTAAAAACATCAGATGAATATAAAGAACGTTTGGAAAATTATAAGAATTTTATTAGCGGAAGTAAGCCAGCGAGATAATTAATAAGATTAAAATTGAATTGTTAAATCTCGGATATGAAAGCAATAGTGATTTTTAGTATATAGAGATTAAGTATTTAGCAGGTAATTAAAACTACCTGCTAATGTACATTTGAACATTGATTATTTGAACAGATATATATAATTAAATAAAGAGAGAAGGATAATTGGAAATAAATGAATATTTTAGAACGTGTTCAGAAAATACCTGGAGGAATGATGGTCGTACCAATGGCCATTGCAGCAATAATTAATACATTTATGCCTAGTATTTTGCAGGTAGGGAATCCATTAACTGCTACTTTTACAGGAAAGGGAACCATGTGCGTAGTTGGAATGATGCTGGTGTTTACTGGCATTCAAATTAAACCTAGACAAATACTTCTTTGCTTAAAAAGAGGTGGCATACTAAGTGGTTTAAAAGTTGTTATTGGGATTGTCTTTGGGCTTTTAATAATGAAACTATTTGGAATGGATGGGATATTAGGTATATCAACATTAGCTTGGGTTGCCTGTTTAACAAGCTGCAATCCTGGATTATACATAGCTCTTATGAATGATTATGGGGATGAAATTGATAAGGTTAATTATGTATTGTTAAACGTAATTGGTCTTCCATTTATACCAGTATGTATTTTAGGATTTGCAAATGGAAATGGTTTAGATTATAAGAGTATAATTGCAACCATTGTACCTTTAATTGTAGGAATGCTTTTAGGATGTCTAGATCCAAAGATAAGAAGCTTTTCAAAGGATGGAGTAAAGGTATTAATTCCATTTATGGGCTTTTGCCTTGGAGCAAATATTAATCTAGGCTTAGCAATTCACTCAATTGGAAAAGGTATGCTGTTATTTGTAGTTTATATGATCTTTAATTTTATCCCTTTATATTTGATTGATACAAAGGTGCTTAAGCAAAAAGGACATTCATCAACTGCAATAAGTTGTGTTGCAGGTTTAGCTATGACAGTTCCGAGTTTAATGGCTGAAAGCGATAAAAGTTACCTTCAATATGTAAATGAGGCAACAGCGCAACTAGCTTTTGTAGTAGTGATAAGTGCAGTTGTAACACCTTGGCTAGTTAAAAAAGTTGTTAATAAAAAAGAATTTGAAAGGTCAATAGTTTCTGCAAATTTTTAATAATCTATAAGACACTATAAATTACTCATGTTCCTAAACTTTTGAGGTACTATTAAATTATATTAGAAGGAGATTTGATAATATGGAAAATATGAATTATATACCTAATGGCGGACAAACTTATATGCCTTTTCAAGATAATATTAAGGTTAAAATCTTTGATTTTAAACCTCTTGATGCACCAAAATCACCTATACCTACCTTACAGCTAAAAGATGAATTTAAGGAAAAAGGATTTTTTAAAGCTGAAGATTGTCAACATTTTATTCCCGGTGTTACTGCAGAAATGTTAGATTGGTTTTGGGCTAATATGGAGAAATGCTATTATCTATGGGCACCAGGTGCACATAAGAGATTTAGTTGGGTAAAATCTCCTGTAGAATATGGATTTATAAATTCAAAACATATGATTTCAGAAGCAATGGTTCCAGGAAGACCTGTATTCGGTGGAAATGGAGTAGTGATCAATAGATTTGATTTAAATTGGTTTCCGTTTACAACAGCACTTGAGCATGTGATAGTAGAAGGCATTCTTAATGATAAGAATGAAATAGTAGATATTAACATTCATATGTGGGAAAATGTTGAAGGAGGAATAATTCATGTGACCTCTGCAGCAATAAATACTAGAATTAGTGAACCTCCATCTTTCATTAAAGACTCCCTTGATTCAATGCCAACAAATGAAGATAGAGCAATTCATGCAGAATATGAGGCTGCTATGTGGCCAGTTTTTCTTCCAAAGCTTTATGATCTGTGGAGGGATCATCCAGATTTATCTCAAAATGTTCAATGTGATTTAAGAGTTAAAGTATCAGAAAATGGACAGTTGGAATATATATCTGAAAACAAACCAGTAACAATATAGATTATTAAAGCTATATTGCCCTTAGAGCGATTTTATCTAGTTAGGAGTGGTACTGGGTAAAATTAAATCATAATATATATTTCTAGTAAGTTCATTTTCTAGACCCTTCTAAATTGACAATTGTTAATTTAACATTGATAATTGTAATATGTTGAATTGAAAGTATATTTGAATGTATGGTAGGTGAAAATAAATTTGACTCGCAGACGTAGAGATATTTTAAATGCAGAAGAATACATAACAGGAAATGAATTAGCTAGAATTTGTAATGTGTCTATTAGAACAATAAGAAGTGATATTAAAGAGATTAATGCTCAATTAAAGTAATATTTTGAAGTAGTAATATTTTTGACCATTTGGAGGTAAGATTATATGAATATAAAGTTTGATCCAAATAATGACGTTATTAAACTATGTATGAGTGGGATGGCATTGGAGAGTAGTGGAAACATTGAAGAAGCAATAACGATGTTTTATAAAGCATGGCAGGAAGCAACAGACGACTATGATAGATTTATTTCTGCTTATTATTTAGCTAGTCAACAAAAGAGTATTACAGACAAATTGAAATGGATGGAAACATCTTTACAGTGTGCACTAAATATTGATGATGAAAATGTTAGGAGTGCATACTCAACTTTATATTTAAACATTGCCAAATGTTATGAGGAGTTGTGTGATTCTGCTAATGCAAAAAGAAATTATGAACTGTCAGATTCGTATAAGGGTGCACCTTTTGATGAAGGACCATTTTATCATGGAACAAAGGCAGATTTGCAGGTTGGTGATTTACTGACCGCGGGTGGAAATTCAAATTACAAACCTGGGCTTAAAATGAACCACATTTATTTCACTGCTAATGTCAATGGTGCAGGACTTGCAGCAACATTAGCAAAAGGAGAAGGAAGAGAACGTGTTTACATAATAGAACCAACAGGTGAATTTGAAAATGACCCAAATGTTACTGACAAAAAATTCCCTGGCAATTTAACACGCTCTTATCGCTCACAAGAACCTCTGAGAATTATTGGTGAAGAAACAGAGTGGGCGAATCTGACAACTACGGAGCGACGTGAATGGCGCGAAAAATTAGCTAAAAACAAGGGTGAAATTATTAATTGAACATATTTCAAATGAAGAATATCAAAAATGAATATATACTTTGGAATGTTGTTGACATATTTTCTTGAACAATAAAATCGTTGAATTTAAGCCTCTTGATGCACCAAAATCACTGATATCTAATTTAGAACTAAAAGATGAATTTAAGGAAAAAGGATTTATCAAAGCTCAAGATTGTCAACATTTTATTCCAGGTGTTACTACAGAAATGTTAGAAAGTAGTACTAGGTAAAATAAAAATTCAAGCATAAAATATATTTCTAGCAAGTTCATTTCTTGAGACCTTCTAAAATTGACAATTGTTGATTTAACATTGATAATTGTAATATATTAAATAGAAGGTCTATTTGAATGTATGGTAGGTGAAAATAAAATTTGACTCGAAGACGTAGAAATATTTTAAATTTAATTTTAAATGCAGAAGAATACATAACAGGAAATGAATTAGCTAGAATTTGTAATGTAACTATTAGAACAATAAGAAGTGATATTAAAGAAATTAATGTTCAATTAAAAGAATATAATGTGGAAATTGATTCTAGTGTAAAAAGTGGTTATTTTTTAAATAAGAAGAATAAAGATATTTTAAAAAGAAATAATATTA
The window above is part of the Clostridium saccharoperbutylacetonicum N1-4(HMT) genome. Proteins encoded here:
- a CDS encoding acyclic terpene utilization AtuA family protein, whose amino-acid sequence is MKSIRIGGGAGYGGDRIEPAVDLIKYGKLDYIIFECLAERTIALGQLQKLSDNKKGYNELLEYRMEKVLPLIKEKNIKVITNMGSANPISAMKVIKEMAKDMKISGIKIAAVLGDDISDNIEKYIENQVIETGEKLKSISNIISANAYIGCKGIVEALENGADIVVTGRVADPSLVLGPLVYEFKWRFDDYDLLGKGTLAGHLLECAAQVMGGYFVDPPYKEIKDLWNLGFPIGEINEEGHIVISKLEQAGGQVTVDTCKEQILYEIQDPEEYFTPDVIADFSKVRVKEIGRDEILVEGASGKAATELYKTSVGYKDCYIGEGEISYGGTGAYERAKIAGEIIKKRLEYVKLPIEELKIDYIGVNSLYDSSLKEKASYDEVRLRVAARTLTKKDAIVIGNEVEALYTNGPAGGGGARKYVREVVSIVSILIPAEDIKISVQYEEV
- a CDS encoding AtuA-related protein, with the protein product MKLRKIAHSRTGDKGDISVISVIVYDEKNYKKIKEEVTVEKVKKQFVNIVKGKITRYEIESLGALNFVMENALGGGVTRSLAIDPHGKSLSSLLLEIELSD
- a CDS encoding carbohydrate deacetylase — encoded protein: MNLIINADDFGLTLGVSKGIITGMKEGIITDTSAMVNSKDFDTSVLLAKEAGIETMGVHLNITALRPVSKIEEVKSIVDSNGFFYKNPNIIPTPYNYIEIENELKEQIKKFLKTGLGLDHLDVHHGFNTIDKKIFKIILDLAEKYKIPLRRNTDKFENTKEKTVIMTQYFNKEFYNENANEDGLKDILNKYKDSKSTLEIMTHPGFVDEDLKNISSYNINRKKELEVLTSDEIKEFLINNDIKLISYKLLSKL
- a CDS encoding PTS sugar transporter subunit IIC, which encodes MENNNFMKKFNDILESKLMPIGDKISRQRHLKAVRDGMMSVVPLTIIGGLFMIIAAPPVNKDVFAWSPKVQGILLLPYTMTMAIMAFFATIAIAYSLAKQYELEEISASVIAGVIFLLICAPAQSIIPKGMEVPQSMLSVTYLDAKGLFSGIIIALVVVEIIRFLKKRKITIKMPDGVPPAVAASFDSIIPLLVCIVIFYSISVFCQLTFNLSFPQVINKLLTPALNAADTLPFILICVLLMKLFWLLGVHGGSIMMSLLTPIMTANLMTNAALSTGGQNPTQIFTSIFIYCFAITNIPPSVLALKSKSAHLKAIGKVSLLPAIFNIGEPLVFGLPFVLNPILAIPFIIIPMINISIAYFAVKLGFIAKAVVEPPFTTPGPIYAFLGTLDYKAIILWCVLTTIAFVIYYPFFKIYDKELLKQEAEQMEN
- a CDS encoding neutral/alkaline non-lysosomal ceramidase N-terminal domain-containing protein — protein: MDSIKTSFSKERISIKPETIMAGYGGRISKGINDDLYVRTILFKSEEELFILIQLDLLAIDYYLSDLIKGSLKEQFNIKYENVNISCIHTHSAIGGIVNTKEAINKRYQKTFGDFDKYIAEEIIHKIMLCVERCISSTENFTISYGKDVVEGICTDRNNMENEIDNLLQVLHIKTESNKQAVIYNFACHPTILEKSNELISADFPGETSKFLEANNIVLAMFNNGACGNISTRFTKRESSFNEVKRIGRELGENILNIANKYEENNLKFSNIKQTHKNLFLNIKETRTKENIENEILVIKDKIQNALDNNLDKNTIKPLYYELEGAKRNLELAESLKDIKTIEVRINIINFDNIYIVYIPGELFSSLGDKIKGAFKDKTILITCYSNGYIGYIPDQRAYENGCFEVMLTVLAKGEGEKLALDIIKQIQ